A region of the Oceaniferula marina genome:
CTCTGCAGAATGGTGGCATTCGGCAACGAGGTTATTGAGTTTATTCTTGAAGAAGAAATAAGCAGTAAGGGACGGAATGGCGGTCACCAGTCCCCAAAGCGTGGTCAACAGGGCCACGGAAATGTCACCGGCCAGAGCGGAGGGGTCAGCGGATCCGTCTCCACTGGCCAAGGTTCCGAACGCGCCGACCATACCAAGCACGGTTCCAAACAGTCCCAACATGGGAGCCGTTTGAGCGATCAAGGAAATATAGTTGATCAAGGTCATGCTTTTGCGGTTTTCGTTGATCGTAAAATCTGCGATGGCGTCCTCAACGTAATCACGTCCGAGATCCTCAGGACGACGAGCGTCAACGTTAGGAAGCGCGTAAGCCATCATGCGACCGAGGTAGCTCGGGTGGGATGCACCAAGCTCAATCGCGGAACGCACACGACAGTTCATCATGTGATCCATCAGACCCGCTTTTAAATCATCCGGGCAGAACTTGGTTTTGCTCAAGTTCATAAAGTTAAAGACACAGAGTGCAATCAGGGCCAGAATAAGCAAACCAATGAGGATCATTGGCCAGCCACCGGCGATGACATACTTCTGCAAAAGGCTGTCCTCAGTTGCGGCGAACAAAGACGAGGTAGACATAAGTGCTGTGGAACCAGCGATGGCTACGGTCTTCAGGGATCGATAGGATTCGTATTTCATACTTTAGGTTAGGTGTGTTGGTTGGTGTTCGGTGTTGGAGGTATTGAAATCGGGGGTATCGGCGATGGGGGTATTGGCAATGGGGGTCATTCTGGGTATCCCGCTAAACGCCTTTGAAACATTTGTGAGTTCCCAGCATTTATTGGAATAATAACCAGCCATCCGTTTGGGACGACCTACGGTTGGAACGATTCTGCGAATTCTTTTCTTGGAGTAAAGGAGTAAATTCCAAAAATTAATAATTCTACATTCTTTAAAACTCCTTGCTTGACTCCCCTCCCCGAAAGCAGTAGGCATCGCCCCCGTGAGGAGCAAAGCTTCGTGTTTAAGGTCTACTCACAACTGCTAACTAACCAGAGGACCGCTTCACTAAACCCTCAAAATCAAGCAGTTACAACAGTGCAAAAATTGGGTTCATAGTACAATGGATAGTATAACGGCCTCCGAAGCCGTAGATCCAGGTTCGACTCCTGGTGGACCTACCATCTCTCAAGCAATCGCTTCGGAGCGATTTCTCCGGACGGCCTGGCTAACAAAGGGGCCTCCTGTCTTCAAACCCGCTCCCATCGGACCTCCCCGATCCAGCTAAGCGTCTTCAATTCCGTTCAATTTGGAATCAAACACGCTCCAGCATTCGAGAAAGCCGGAGGCAAAATCCTCAGGTCTGGCCCTCGCCCATTCGCGGACCCCTTCAATCGACATCCAGAGACCGGACTCCACCTCACTGCATGGGTACCGCAATGCCCCGTCATGCCGGGCAAGATAAAGACGGACATGCTCCCAGC
Encoded here:
- a CDS encoding MotA/TolQ/ExbB proton channel family protein — translated: MKYESYRSLKTVAIAGSTALMSTSSLFAATEDSLLQKYVIAGGWPMILIGLLILALIALCVFNFMNLSKTKFCPDDLKAGLMDHMMNCRVRSAIELGASHPSYLGRMMAYALPNVDARRPEDLGRDYVEDAIADFTINENRKSMTLINYISLIAQTAPMLGLFGTVLGMVGAFGTLASGDGSADPSALAGDISVALLTTLWGLVTAIPSLTAYFFFKNKLNNLVAECHHSAEELLNASIQTVNGDAHLAKIPEGVAV